Proteins co-encoded in one Ignavibacteria bacterium genomic window:
- a CDS encoding TM2 domain-containing protein, whose amino-acid sequence MARVQDFLPQASFEEMNFLESYFSKMSDDQAKEFAMIYSQKRKDAQTVMILTVLGFFVAGGIQRFYLGQIGMGILYLFTGGLCLIGTIMDLVNNKTLTNDFNMKAAQEVAMMMRL is encoded by the coding sequence ATGGCAAGAGTTCAAGACTTTTTACCACAAGCATCGTTCGAAGAAATGAACTTTCTCGAATCGTATTTTTCAAAAATGTCAGACGATCAGGCTAAAGAATTTGCGATGATCTACTCGCAGAAAAGGAAAGATGCCCAGACAGTTATGATCTTAACAGTTCTCGGTTTCTTCGTGGCCGGCGGTATTCAGAGATTTTACCTCGGTCAGATAGGAATGGGTATTCTTTATCTTTTCACCGGTGGTCTTTGTCTTATCGGAACTATTATGGATCTCGTGAACAACAAGACCCTGACAAACGATTTTAACATGAAAGCAGCTCAGGAAGTTGCAATGATGATGAGATTGTAG
- a CDS encoding DUF2752 domain-containing protein, protein MKSPWFEVTIWVAAIFYLFFYDPFKESDFTFCIYSNLGFEYCPGCGLGRSVSYLLHGEPGLSWETHKLGLLALPMLLYRIVQISYTQYNFKKKDKALWQKQ, encoded by the coding sequence GTGAAATCGCCATGGTTTGAAGTAACCATTTGGGTGGCAGCCATTTTTTACCTCTTTTTTTATGACCCGTTCAAAGAGAGTGATTTTACATTTTGCATATATAGCAATCTTGGATTCGAATATTGCCCGGGATGTGGATTGGGCAGGTCGGTTTCTTATCTTTTGCACGGAGAGCCCGGACTGAGTTGGGAAACTCACAAACTCGGGTTGCTCGCACTTCCCATGCTTCTTTACAGGATTGTGCAAATTTCATACACCCAATATAATTTCAAAAAAAAAGATAAAGCATTATGGCAAAAGCAATAG
- a CDS encoding SPOR domain-containing protein, translating into MKKTALIILVLISLTIHAFPPDPSNPVLSNSEHTISPLEKGFGVVLLSGPNLDDAKAQAKKFADMGMTVRVVKNEAAKKNRYRVVAGLFSKRTDAEFYKKELQAELKIKKLWVLEFTPENKVVLTLKGQNTPKNNDKKEPPKEKEKPVDKNPPPKKDGETTDKMTDKEKKNEQKVSEEISSLLNTYNTVLIIYNIGELKTLNDFTHPAVGFTVLQNSGAYIKLEWFNKIDSILDHPLMKVVPKSCQPKFEEIPQYRCELESWSKTGCFMGKIDPTAKEFLRFEKKSENQELPSATLEKIKNCEKYTLWTLIQTDNAPYYHKFRLYFGFIDGRWYITGIDLTIPCSL; encoded by the coding sequence ATGAAAAAAACAGCTTTGATAATTCTTGTGTTGATATCACTGACAATCCATGCATTTCCGCCGGATCCGTCAAACCCGGTTTTATCAAATTCTGAGCATACAATCTCTCCTCTTGAGAAGGGATTTGGAGTAGTGCTTCTGTCAGGTCCCAATCTGGATGATGCAAAAGCTCAGGCAAAGAAATTTGCTGACATGGGTATGACTGTCCGGGTTGTCAAAAATGAAGCTGCCAAAAAAAACCGCTACCGGGTTGTTGCAGGACTCTTTTCCAAAAGAACCGATGCCGAATTCTATAAAAAGGAATTACAGGCTGAACTTAAAATAAAAAAGCTTTGGGTTCTGGAGTTTACACCTGAAAACAAAGTGGTTCTCACCCTCAAAGGACAAAATACTCCAAAGAACAACGATAAAAAGGAACCCCCAAAAGAGAAAGAAAAACCCGTCGATAAAAATCCTCCACCAAAGAAGGATGGAGAAACCACCGACAAGATGACGGATAAAGAGAAAAAAAATGAACAAAAGGTAAGCGAAGAGATATCTTCTCTCTTAAATACTTACAACACAGTTCTTATTATCTATAATATCGGTGAATTGAAAACATTAAACGACTTTACTCATCCGGCCGTTGGTTTTACCGTGTTGCAGAATTCCGGTGCTTATATAAAACTCGAATGGTTCAATAAAATCGATTCAATTCTCGACCACCCCCTGATGAAGGTAGTGCCTAAATCGTGTCAGCCAAAATTCGAAGAGATTCCTCAATACAGATGTGAATTGGAGAGCTGGTCGAAAACGGGTTGTTTTATGGGGAAAATCGATCCAACTGCAAAAGAGTTTTTGCGATTCGAAAAAAAATCAGAGAACCAGGAATTGCCTTCTGCCACCCTTGAAAAAATCAAGAACTGTGAAAAATACACCCTCTGGACTTTAATTCAGACCGATAATGCCCCCTACTATCACAAATTCCGGCTTTATTTCGGCTTCATCGACGGTAGATGGTACATCACCGGCATTGACCTGACGATACCATGCTCTCTTTAG
- a CDS encoding ABC transporter permease, which yields MTSFFESLILALGALRANKLRAALTILGIVVGIFSIIVIMTVITMLQTSIEEGVASLAKNTFQIQKFPAIRSGGPGAMAKYRNRRDITLEEYYRLKDGLTVAKFVGAEQWQFGKVIKYRNKETNPNVSISGITALAIKTNDWKVEFGREIRDLDVQNSNNVVILGKDVATKIFDNVDPIGKEIRVDGKPLKVIGVYEGQGQMFGQSRDNFVTIPITTFQGYYGKYKNSVNITVTSHSKEDYDKVIETAIGMMRSIRKNAPGEESDFEIFSNESVMSQINDVTIYAKIGAGVVSFIALLAAGIGIMNIMLVSVTERTREVGIRKAIGAKSYQILLQFMIEAILLCFLGGLVGIFLGVGIGNLAGSFLNAKAAVPYDWILIGIGLCIMVGVLFGTYPAYKAANLDPIEALRYEQ from the coding sequence ATGACAAGTTTTTTTGAATCATTGATACTTGCTCTTGGGGCGCTCAGAGCAAACAAACTTAGAGCTGCCCTTACAATTCTTGGAATTGTAGTCGGTATTTTTTCAATCATTGTAATTATGACTGTGATTACAATGCTTCAAACGAGTATCGAGGAAGGTGTGGCATCACTTGCCAAGAATACCTTTCAGATACAAAAATTCCCTGCAATCCGTTCGGGTGGTCCGGGGGCTATGGCCAAGTACAGAAACAGAAGGGACATTACTCTTGAGGAGTATTACCGGCTGAAAGATGGACTGACCGTTGCCAAGTTTGTCGGTGCCGAGCAGTGGCAGTTTGGTAAAGTAATAAAATACCGTAACAAAGAGACCAATCCGAATGTGTCAATTTCCGGAATTACTGCACTCGCCATAAAAACCAACGACTGGAAAGTGGAGTTTGGCAGGGAAATACGCGATCTCGATGTTCAGAACAGCAATAATGTTGTCATTCTGGGGAAAGATGTTGCAACGAAAATTTTTGACAATGTGGATCCGATAGGTAAAGAAATCAGAGTGGATGGTAAACCCCTCAAAGTGATTGGTGTGTACGAAGGACAGGGACAAATGTTCGGTCAGAGCCGTGACAACTTTGTTACTATTCCTATAACCACTTTCCAGGGATACTACGGCAAATATAAAAACAGTGTGAACATAACCGTTACTTCACATTCGAAGGAAGACTACGACAAGGTGATCGAAACTGCAATCGGGATGATGCGCTCCATCAGGAAAAATGCACCCGGTGAAGAGAGTGATTTCGAGATTTTCAGTAATGAATCAGTGATGAGTCAGATAAACGATGTGACAATCTATGCTAAAATTGGTGCCGGAGTTGTTTCTTTCATAGCATTGCTTGCGGCCGGAATTGGTATCATGAATATCATGTTGGTCTCAGTAACCGAGCGAACCAGAGAGGTCGGTATCAGAAAAGCTATCGGAGCGAAAAGTTATCAGATTTTGCTCCAGTTCATGATTGAAGCGATACTTCTCTGTTTCCTGGGCGGACTCGTGGGTATCTTCCTCGGCGTGGGTATCGGAAATCTTGCCGGGTCATTCCTGAATGCAAAAGCAGCCGTACCTTACGACTGGATTCTTATCGGTATCGGTCTCTGTATCATGGTGGGTGTACTATTCGGAACCTATCCTGCATACAAAGCCGCAAACCTCGATCCAATAGAAGCACTAAGGTATGAACAATAG
- a CDS encoding ABC transporter permease: protein MSTFLYEIKEGLLIAFTAIKANKIRTFLTTLGIVIGVTSVVLMSTAIKGIDGAFQRGISSLGSDVLHIDKWEWFSNVDWWKIRKRPNITMEDYEKYKRLAKLPVAVAPTIWSNETVKNGELAMENIFVSGSTAEYLETTNFTFKSGRFYSDIESKSSRYVAVLGSEVEKNLFPAGNSLGNIIKIGGFDFRVVGVLNEQGSFILGNFNPDKQVFVPIGVLFKHFVNSNFRSVTIDVKAPSNAMVNEVKDEAIGVMRKVRGLRLGDDNNFSVNQQEGLMENYNSTVGVISVGGLFITGLSLFVGAIGIMNIMFVSVKERTREIGVRKAIGAKRRTILLQFLMESSAICLLGGLVGLINAVLLSMLVNQWLPTSVQYDAVVIAIVISLIVGVLAGFAPAWQASKLDPVEALRYE, encoded by the coding sequence TTGAGTACCTTTTTGTATGAGATCAAAGAAGGACTTCTGATAGCCTTTACCGCTATCAAGGCGAACAAGATTCGAACTTTTCTGACGACTCTCGGCATAGTAATCGGTGTTACTTCAGTTGTGTTGATGTCGACAGCCATTAAAGGTATCGACGGTGCATTCCAGCGGGGGATCAGTTCTCTCGGTTCCGATGTGCTTCATATCGACAAGTGGGAGTGGTTCAGTAATGTTGACTGGTGGAAAATCAGAAAAAGGCCCAATATAACGATGGAAGACTACGAGAAATATAAAAGGCTCGCGAAACTTCCTGTGGCAGTGGCTCCAACCATCTGGTCGAACGAAACTGTAAAGAATGGAGAACTTGCGATGGAGAATATCTTCGTCTCGGGCTCCACTGCCGAGTATCTCGAAACCACGAATTTCACTTTTAAGTCGGGAAGATTCTATTCTGACATCGAGAGCAAGTCGTCGCGATATGTTGCAGTACTTGGTTCGGAAGTGGAGAAAAACCTCTTCCCTGCGGGTAACAGCCTCGGCAATATTATTAAAATAGGAGGTTTCGACTTCCGTGTAGTTGGCGTTTTGAATGAACAGGGGAGCTTCATCCTCGGCAATTTTAACCCTGACAAGCAGGTTTTTGTCCCGATCGGAGTCCTGTTCAAACATTTTGTAAATTCAAATTTCCGAAGTGTTACCATCGATGTAAAAGCTCCAAGCAATGCCATGGTGAACGAAGTTAAGGATGAAGCAATCGGTGTAATGAGAAAGGTCAGAGGATTGCGTCTGGGTGATGACAACAACTTCTCTGTAAACCAGCAGGAAGGGTTGATGGAAAACTACAACTCAACTGTTGGCGTTATTTCGGTGGGCGGGCTTTTCATCACAGGTCTTTCCCTGTTCGTAGGTGCGATAGGAATCATGAATATCATGTTTGTATCTGTGAAAGAAAGGACGAGGGAGATCGGTGTAAGAAAAGCGATTGGAGCTAAGAGAAGAACAATTTTATTACAGTTTCTAATGGAATCTTCAGCAATTTGTCTGCTGGGTGGATTGGTCGGTCTCATAAATGCCGTTTTGCTCAGTATGCTGGTCAATCAGTGGCTGCCGACATCAGTTCAGTATGATGCGGTAGTAATTGCTATCGTGATTTCTCTGATAGTCGGGGTTCTGGCGGGATTTGCCCCGGCATGGCAGGCATCCAAACTTGATCCTGTGGAGGCTTTGAGGTACGAATGA
- a CDS encoding ABC transporter ATP-binding protein produces MITIENIKKIYKIGTQEVRALADVSLKIDANEYVAIMGPSGSGKSTLMNMLGCLDTPTSGRYEFKGNNVSQMSDNQLAEIRNREIGFVFQTFNLLSRSNSLHNVELPLIYSGMPKHERRERAENALKSVGLGDRIHHKPNELSGGQRQRVAIARALATNPAIILADEPTGNLDSKTGEEIMALFHEIHQKGNTIILVTHEDEVARHAQRIIRLKDGLIESDKSVVNRIIPGLIVSEHKDGVQTI; encoded by the coding sequence ATAATAACCATTGAGAACATAAAGAAGATCTATAAGATCGGTACTCAGGAAGTTCGTGCGCTTGCGGATGTTTCGTTGAAAATAGATGCAAATGAGTATGTCGCCATCATGGGACCATCGGGTTCCGGCAAATCAACTCTGATGAACATGCTCGGATGTCTCGATACCCCGACAAGCGGCAGGTATGAGTTCAAAGGAAACAATGTGAGTCAGATGTCTGATAATCAGCTCGCTGAGATCCGTAACCGTGAGATTGGTTTTGTTTTCCAGACTTTCAACCTCCTTTCGCGAAGCAATTCACTTCACAATGTTGAGCTGCCCCTGATTTACTCGGGTATGCCAAAACACGAAAGAAGAGAAAGAGCTGAGAATGCTCTGAAGAGTGTGGGACTGGGCGACAGAATCCATCACAAACCAAACGAACTTTCCGGCGGCCAGAGACAGAGAGTGGCAATTGCGAGAGCACTGGCTACAAATCCTGCCATTATTCTTGCTGATGAACCGACTGGTAACCTCGATTCCAAGACGGGTGAAGAGATCATGGCTCTATTTCATGAGATTCATCAAAAAGGGAACACCATTATTCTTGTTACCCACGAGGATGAGGTTGCGCGTCATGCTCAGAGAATAATCAGACTGAAGGATGGACTGATCGAGAGTGATAAATCTGTTGTTAACCGAATCATTCCCGGATTGATTGTCAGCGAACATAAAGATGGAGTTCAAACAATTTGA
- a CDS encoding efflux RND transporter periplasmic adaptor subunit, with amino-acid sequence MAEKKRSKKILVFGILFVLLAVIIGLIIAKGSKEEIPVVQTEKAVMRTVTQTVTATGKVEAEFKVLITPEVTGEITQLAVKDGDNVKQGDLLFKIKSDIYASQLERAEASLESTKALKAQREAELMRLQLDLNRMEELFKKGMSSQAEYDLIKAQWLSAKAGLDAANANISQNMAAVREAREQLAKTTINSPLTGTVTKLNVEKGERVLGSGFSQGTNVMTISDLKNMEAIVDVDENDIVNVKLGDTAKIKVDAYGDKQFLGIVSEISNSAKTTGQGTQEQVVNFEVKIKIQDAESVLRPGMSCNAIIETETMVNVVTVPIQSVTAKIEDMKPADNPDEQNAAVKKKTPAKKDKPDEIVFVIDGGKVKEVPVKSGISDDNYIEIKSGLKQGQEVVSGPYRAISRELKNDMLVKVDNGGGGPKQEKK; translated from the coding sequence ATGGCTGAGAAAAAGCGCTCAAAAAAGATATTGGTTTTCGGAATACTTTTCGTCCTTTTGGCAGTAATTATTGGACTGATCATAGCGAAAGGTTCCAAGGAAGAGATTCCTGTGGTTCAGACAGAAAAAGCTGTAATGCGTACAGTTACTCAGACCGTAACTGCTACAGGAAAAGTGGAAGCAGAGTTCAAAGTGCTGATAACACCTGAAGTCACAGGTGAAATAACCCAGCTTGCGGTAAAGGATGGAGATAATGTTAAGCAGGGTGACCTTCTTTTCAAGATCAAATCCGATATCTATGCTTCACAACTTGAAAGAGCTGAAGCAAGCCTGGAATCGACCAAGGCATTGAAGGCGCAAAGGGAAGCTGAACTGATGAGATTACAACTCGATCTCAACAGGATGGAGGAATTGTTTAAAAAAGGAATGTCAAGTCAGGCTGAATACGATCTGATAAAGGCACAATGGCTCTCGGCTAAAGCGGGGCTCGATGCAGCAAATGCCAATATTTCACAAAACATGGCTGCTGTTCGTGAAGCACGCGAACAACTTGCTAAAACCACAATAAACTCTCCTTTAACAGGAACCGTTACAAAGCTCAATGTTGAAAAAGGTGAGAGAGTTCTGGGAAGCGGATTCAGTCAGGGTACCAATGTGATGACGATTTCCGACTTAAAAAACATGGAAGCAATCGTTGATGTTGATGAAAATGATATAGTGAATGTAAAACTTGGTGATACTGCTAAAATAAAAGTTGATGCCTACGGCGATAAACAGTTTCTCGGAATTGTATCTGAAATATCAAACAGTGCCAAAACCACCGGTCAAGGTACACAGGAACAGGTTGTGAATTTCGAAGTGAAAATAAAGATTCAGGATGCTGAATCAGTACTTCGTCCGGGAATGTCGTGCAATGCAATCATCGAGACCGAGACAATGGTGAATGTGGTTACAGTTCCAATACAGTCTGTAACTGCCAAGATAGAGGACATGAAACCTGCAGACAATCCGGATGAGCAAAATGCTGCTGTTAAGAAGAAAACCCCTGCGAAAAAAGACAAACCTGATGAGATAGTGTTTGTTATCGATGGTGGCAAAGTTAAGGAAGTACCGGTGAAAAGCGGTATCAGTGATGATAATTACATCGAGATAAAGTCGGGACTGAAACAGGGACAGGAAGTCGTCAGTGGACCTTACAGGGCGATCTCACGCGAACTGAAGAATGACATGCTCGTAAAAGTTGACAATGGCGGTGGCGGACCAAAGCAGGAAAAGAAATAG
- a CDS encoding TolC family protein: MNKLFAAFFAIILLFNAAAQEKKILTIDEAIRLGFRNNPNVLKSKNQIESGKSNLLSSRSDLYPTVTGNASWDWSRTDFKVGDFSLKDERRSWGLGVSSSYTVFDGFAKYTSIGMKTRDIQAAKLNLMRLQQEIVYQTITQYYNILNFTELVKVRKENLDWNKENLKIIEANVKVGSGILTDVRQQEVKVGQAELDLLQAEQSLNDAKQRLYYYLGLDVTEDFEFVDGTKLLTPLKKDTVSGDNWYDRSLDELVAEAMKKRSDVRKVEVDLQNAESGVELAQSANMPRITNSVSYSLGGTTPWNILDNRTISFGFNLSIPIFSGYSITANEQLAQIQVKNKQIELTDLQKAIKRDLLQSYLELKTAEKKIDVARKSIISAEANRDLEEARYKVGSSTLINLQLANTDLVRVQVDYLNSLFDLLKLEEQLKYDLGSINTENFE, from the coding sequence ATGAATAAATTGTTTGCAGCATTTTTTGCTATTATTCTCTTATTCAATGCCGCGGCACAAGAGAAGAAAATTTTAACCATCGACGAAGCGATCCGGCTTGGTTTCAGGAACAATCCAAATGTTCTGAAATCAAAAAACCAGATCGAAAGTGGAAAAAGCAATCTGCTTTCATCGAGAAGCGATTTGTATCCGACCGTTACAGGTAATGCTTCCTGGGACTGGTCGAGGACCGACTTTAAGGTCGGCGATTTTTCGCTGAAAGATGAAAGAAGAAGCTGGGGACTGGGTGTGAGTTCCAGTTACACTGTTTTTGACGGGTTTGCCAAATACACCTCAATAGGTATGAAAACCAGAGATATTCAGGCTGCCAAACTGAACCTTATGCGTCTGCAGCAGGAGATTGTTTACCAGACCATAACTCAATATTACAATATTCTCAACTTCACCGAACTGGTTAAAGTGAGAAAAGAAAATCTTGACTGGAACAAAGAAAACCTGAAGATTATTGAGGCAAATGTGAAAGTCGGATCAGGAATTCTTACCGATGTAAGGCAACAAGAGGTAAAGGTAGGACAGGCGGAACTTGACCTTCTTCAGGCAGAACAGAGTCTGAATGATGCCAAGCAGAGGCTCTATTACTATCTCGGACTTGATGTTACCGAAGATTTTGAGTTTGTGGATGGAACAAAGCTGCTTACTCCTCTGAAAAAGGATACTGTAAGTGGCGATAACTGGTATGACAGGTCTTTGGATGAACTCGTGGCTGAAGCCATGAAGAAGAGATCAGATGTCAGAAAAGTTGAAGTTGACCTTCAAAATGCTGAATCCGGGGTGGAACTCGCTCAGAGTGCAAACATGCCCAGGATTACAAATTCAGTATCATATTCCCTCGGTGGAACAACTCCCTGGAACATACTTGATAACCGCACGATCAGCTTTGGATTCAATCTGAGTATTCCCATCTTCAGCGGTTACTCAATCACTGCAAACGAGCAACTTGCCCAAATTCAGGTCAAGAATAAACAAATAGAGCTGACAGATCTTCAGAAGGCGATCAAAAGGGATTTACTGCAGTCATATCTTGAACTTAAGACCGCTGAAAAGAAGATCGATGTTGCACGCAAAAGCATTATTTCTGCAGAAGCCAACAGAGACCTCGAAGAAGCAAGATATAAAGTGGGTTCAAGCACTTTAATTAATCTGCAGCTTGCAAATACCGACCTCGTCAGAGTACAGGTTGACTATTTGAACTCACTTTTCGACTTGTTAAAGCTTGAAGAACAATTGAAGTACGATCTTGGATCGATTAATACAGAGAATTTTGAATAA
- a CDS encoding HD domain-containing protein has translation MVGNLQKLPFIEAAAEIAGQRNEKAFVVGGYIRDLILGAGKQDIDILVVGDGTAFAEDLGRKLGVKDIIVYGNFGTANFKYGDFDLEFVGARKESYKPESRNPEVVPSTFEDDISRRDFTINSIAVSINKDSFGEISDLYNGIGDIFAGVLKTPLEPDTTFDDDPLRIMRAIRFAARFGFTIDAEVFEAMKRKAARLEIVSQERVKDEFIKILGGERPGDGLRLMYESGVMKIVFPEVDKLGGVDQINEYHHKDVFYHTCLVVDNISKVTDDVWLRFAALVHDIAKPQTKRFVEGTGWTFHGHEELGARMMRGIFQRMKFPFAKINYIKKLVRLHLRPVALSNDSVTDSAIRRLIVEAGDDLDDLITLCRADITSKNEYKVKTILANYDRVMQRVLEVREKDALRAFQSPVRGEEIMEVLKLKPGREVGIVKKAIEEAILEGIIPNEYDAAYKYMLDEAANLLNPGIKSA, from the coding sequence ATCGTTGGAAATCTGCAAAAACTGCCTTTTATAGAGGCAGCGGCAGAAATTGCCGGACAAAGGAACGAGAAGGCATTCGTCGTTGGTGGGTATATTAGAGACCTGATACTTGGGGCAGGCAAACAGGATATTGATATTTTGGTGGTGGGAGACGGTACTGCTTTCGCTGAAGATCTGGGCAGGAAACTTGGGGTAAAGGATATCATTGTATATGGTAATTTCGGGACTGCAAACTTCAAATATGGAGATTTTGATCTCGAATTCGTGGGAGCCAGGAAGGAAAGTTATAAGCCTGAGAGCCGTAACCCGGAAGTGGTACCCTCGACTTTCGAGGACGACATTTCCAGAAGAGATTTTACCATAAATTCTATCGCTGTTTCTATAAACAAAGATTCGTTTGGCGAGATTTCTGATCTATACAACGGTATTGGAGACATTTTCGCCGGTGTTCTGAAAACACCCCTCGAGCCTGACACAACTTTTGATGACGATCCTTTGAGGATTATGCGGGCTATCCGTTTCGCAGCGAGATTCGGATTTACTATAGACGCCGAAGTTTTTGAAGCCATGAAAAGAAAAGCTGCGAGGCTCGAGATTGTAAGTCAGGAGAGAGTAAAGGATGAGTTTATAAAAATACTCGGTGGCGAAAGACCCGGTGACGGTTTGAGGTTGATGTACGAATCGGGAGTCATGAAAATTGTCTTTCCGGAGGTTGACAAACTTGGCGGAGTTGATCAGATAAACGAGTATCACCACAAGGATGTGTTTTATCATACATGTCTGGTGGTGGATAATATCTCAAAAGTCACGGATGATGTGTGGCTGAGGTTCGCAGCACTGGTTCATGATATTGCAAAACCGCAGACGAAGAGATTTGTTGAAGGTACGGGTTGGACATTTCATGGTCATGAAGAACTGGGTGCCAGGATGATGAGGGGTATCTTTCAGAGAATGAAATTTCCTTTTGCGAAGATCAATTACATAAAAAAATTAGTAAGACTTCATTTGAGGCCTGTGGCTCTTTCAAATGATTCGGTGACCGACTCGGCGATCAGGAGACTGATTGTGGAGGCAGGAGACGATCTTGACGATCTGATAACCCTCTGCCGGGCTGATATTACAAGCAAAAACGAGTATAAAGTAAAAACCATCCTTGCGAATTATGACAGGGTGATGCAAAGAGTACTCGAGGTCAGAGAGAAGGATGCCCTTAGAGCATTCCAGTCTCCTGTTCGGGGTGAGGAGATAATGGAAGTGTTGAAACTGAAACCCGGGCGGGAAGTGGGAATCGTAAAAAAAGCAATCGAAGAAGCAATTCTCGAGGGGATTATTCCCAACGAATATGATGCAGCTTATAAGTATATGTTGGATGAGGCGGCAAACCTTTTGAATCCGGGCATTAAGAGCGCCTGA
- the murA gene encoding UDP-N-acetylglucosamine 1-carboxyvinyltransferase, translating to MDKFIIKGGRVLSGEVRAGGAKNASLALIPAALLASGKMLLSNTPELNDVFTMLKLVRHLGVEASFKDELITLDTAGVSVLEAPYEHVKKMRASVYVLGPLLARHGYAKVSLPGGCAWGPRPINLHLEGLKKLGAHIDLVDGYIIAKSKRLKGNRINFDVPSVGATGNLLMAAVLAKGETILNNAAMEPEITNLAEFLSKMGAKIGGIGTPILHIQGVDSLQPADIETIPDRIEAGTLLLAGAITGGKVTVKSSNPLHIYSVIAKMEESGVTFTYDDSSITVDAKGVRPEAINVTTGPFPGYPTDMQAQWIAYMATAKGVSTVTDTIYRDRFTHVPELARLGAQIEVKDNSAVVKGSRKLSGAKVMSTDLRASASLVLGGLAAHGTTEVLRIYHLDRGYQRLEEKLRNLGAEIERVPGTEY from the coding sequence GTGGACAAATTTATAATCAAAGGTGGCAGGGTTCTGTCAGGTGAGGTAAGAGCCGGTGGTGCAAAAAACGCCTCTCTTGCCCTGATTCCTGCGGCTTTGCTTGCTTCCGGCAAAATGCTGCTCTCAAATACGCCGGAATTAAATGATGTTTTCACCATGTTGAAATTAGTGAGACACCTTGGTGTGGAAGCATCCTTTAAAGATGAATTGATTACACTGGACACTGCCGGTGTTTCAGTTCTCGAAGCTCCGTATGAACATGTGAAAAAGATGCGTGCCTCTGTTTATGTTCTGGGGCCGTTACTCGCAAGACACGGCTATGCAAAAGTTTCACTTCCCGGCGGATGTGCATGGGGACCCCGTCCGATCAATCTTCATCTTGAAGGATTGAAGAAACTCGGTGCCCATATCGATCTGGTGGATGGTTACATAATTGCGAAGAGCAAAAGGTTGAAGGGGAACAGAATCAATTTTGATGTCCCTTCAGTAGGGGCTACAGGCAACCTTTTGATGGCGGCAGTGTTGGCAAAAGGCGAGACAATCCTGAATAATGCAGCGATGGAACCCGAAATCACAAACCTTGCTGAATTCCTCTCGAAAATGGGGGCGAAAATCGGTGGAATTGGTACCCCAATTCTTCACATTCAGGGAGTTGACTCACTTCAACCGGCAGATATTGAGACAATTCCAGACAGAATAGAAGCCGGTACGCTTTTGCTGGCAGGAGCAATTACCGGCGGAAAAGTTACCGTAAAATCTTCAAATCCGCTTCACATCTACTCTGTGATCGCAAAAATGGAAGAAAGCGGAGTTACTTTCACATACGATGATTCCTCCATAACCGTCGATGCAAAAGGAGTGAGACCCGAGGCAATCAATGTTACAACAGGTCCTTTCCCCGGTTATCCCACCGATATGCAGGCACAATGGATTGCTTACATGGCGACTGCCAAGGGAGTTTCCACTGTCACCGATACAATCTACAGAGACAGATTTACTCATGTGCCTGAACTTGCGAGGCTTGGTGCACAAATTGAGGTTAAAGACAATTCCGCAGTTGTAAAGGGAAGCAGGAAATTAAGCGGTGCAAAGGTTATGTCAACTGATTTACGAGCCAGCGCAAGTCTTGTTCTCGGCGGACTCGCTGCGCATGGAACTACCGAAGTACTCCGGATTTACCACCTTGACAGAGGCTACCAACGACTTGAAGAAAAACTTCGTAATTTGGGAGCTGAAATTGAACGCGTTCCGGGCACTGAATATTAA